GGTAAGTATTACTCAGGCGAGGACCCAGTTACCCCCGGGCACGAAGTTTTAACAAGGCTTCTTTATCTCGGCATCAACGTCCACTGGTTCCTTACTGGGGAAGGTCCCATGATGGCGAACGACCCGGGTACCCGGTTACCAGCAGGAGCAAAGCCCGTCCGGATGATCCCCGTCCTCGGCCAGGTGCCGGCAGGGATACCCGAAGTGAAGGAGCAGGATATAATTGACTACGTCGCCCTGCCAGATGCCCCGGATAACTCCTTCGCTCTGGTGGTGCAGGGGGAGTCCATGACTGGATCCAACATCCAGCATGGGGATTATGTGATCTTTGTACCCAAGGCTGATATAAAGCCGGGGGATGTCGTGGTGGCGCTGAATGAGTTCAATGCTGCTATGGTGAAGCAATACATGCTGAAGGATGGTCAGCCGTGGTTAATATCCACCAACCCGGCGTTTCCTTCCTTTCAGGTCAACGGAGCCTACCGGGTGGTGGGCAAGGTGGTCGATGTGGTCAGAAGGATAAAGGTGTGATGATGAATTGCCCTCTTTGTAACTCCGAATTACTTTTTACTCCCACAAAAGGAAATCTAAAAAGTACGTCAATGCAACTTTTTAATTGTTCCAGATGTGGTCCATGGCAAATTGATAGATCAGGAATAAATGACTTTTATATTCTTCGCTATTCAAAAAAACAAATTTCGAGGATAATATATGGAATTTGGAACCAACGGGTAAAATTGAATGATATTGATGAGATACCTGATGTAAGTCCTGAATTTCGAAAAAATGAGCTAAATAATTTTACAATTTCTATTGATGAAAGGATCAACACCCTTTTTGGATACATTTGTCTCAAATCCACAGAACCAGGTCGAATAATTTCCGAGGATATTCAAAGACTTTGTGATGTAACACATAGTGATATTGAAGAATCCGTCTATTGGTTTCTTAATTATTTGCAAGAATCAGGTTACATTTCACCACACAATATAAATAATACTATAATTCCAAATAGAATAGAATTAGGTTTAACTTATAGTGGCTATAAATATTATTTTGAAATTCAATCAGGAAAAAGTAAAAGCAATTATGGTTTCATGGCTATGAAATACCATGATCCGGAACTTGACAGAATATTTTATGATTTCTTCAAACCAGGGTGTGCTAAACTTGGGCTTGATTTAAAGACTTTAATTGATGAGCCTGCTGCTGGACTGATCGACAATAGGTTACGAGTAATGATACTTCAGTCGAAGTTTTTAATTGCTGATTTAACCCATAAAAATCCGGGTGCCTATTGGGAAGCTGGATTTGCAGAGGGATCTGGAAAACCCGTGATTTACTCATGTAGGGCAGATTTGTTTCACGAAGCACACTTTGACACAAATCATCATCATACTATTCTTTGGAATCCATCTCAGCCAGAGGAAGCGGAAAGAAAACTTATTGATACGCTCCGGATTACATTCAGTATTTTTGAATAAGAATACAATTTATAAGGGATATAATCATGCAATTTAGACTAATCTTAATTTTTATTAGTTGTTCTTCGGTTGTTTATAGCCAAAGTGAGATGACCCTGTTTGAGGCAAAAATCAACCAAAAGATCGAGATAGGAATGTCAATAGATGAGGTTAAAAAGAAGATGGGGAAGCCGGACGAGATACGACCTGGTTTCCCGGATACGGACAGTAGGGTGATTGATTCCTATCCGGACCATGCAGGACAACTCGTTTATTCATCTTGGGTTTATATACAGGAACCGATAAAAGTGAAACTATTAAATGAGAGTGAAACTAAGCACCTCCTCAACAATGTCGAAGTCTCAGAAATGATGTATAAGGACTATGAGTCACTTGATTCGGTTTATTACGCGAAAGGTGAAATAATATTTCCAACTACTATATCAGCCTATAAGCTTCAAAAAATCAAGGTTAATGTGATTGAAAAGGATAAAAGGACTACCAAAATTCTTCCAAAAGATATAACTACTCGAAAGGTATCAATTACGCCACTGGTGTATGTTGTTTTTGACAGGGGAACTCAATCGGTGGCAAGGGTGATTGTTTTATTTTTGGAATAAATGTAATCAAAGTTATGTGTTGAATAATTATGGAGAATTTGTATGAAGACGCTGAATAGTGTAATAGCTTCCACATTTCTACTTTTTATTGGTTGTACAGATTATAAGGCCAAAGTAGAATCAGATACGAAATGGAGTGGATCTTTTGGAGGTCGAACAGTAGATGGATCTGGAAACTCGACTATTGATTTAGACGATGATGGAATTCAATGCTGTACTGTTCAAAAGGAAACATCGTCTGGGCGGCTTAAGGTAACAATAATTGATGATAGTTTCCTCGGTTCTGATGGAGACTCAAAGGAAACTACTGCTAAATATGGTGTTGTTACTGCTTGCTCAGAATAAAATTTACATGAGTTAATCCACAACTTACCCACATGGGCACTGTACGCTTGAACAGTAGTCCGGTATCATTTACATTCACTGCCCCCGATGTAACATAAACGATAAAGAGGTAACAGTGAATAGTCCCCATTATTCAATTGTGCTGGGCCTCGACTACCCCGAGTTGGGCCTGGCAAAGGAAGACTGCATTGTCTTCAAGGTAACCGATCAGATCACATCAGGTGACCTGGTCATTCTGCAAACTGAGAATCCCGTCGCTTTTGCCCGCTGGTCGCCGAAGTGTGGTCCGGTGGTGGGTAAAGTCGTCCGGGTGTATCGACGAGTCTCCAGGCGGCCGTCTGCGCTTAAATACAGAGAGCACCCGGCTGTGAGGATAGAACAAACCTACACGACCTGAAGGCTAATGCCGGAGGTAACTGTAAGAACTCTGAAATTTTGGTATCAGCTGCACCAGCTCTCTGGTGAGCTGATCCAATCGTTTAAGTTCAGCCCTTGTCATCATCATGTCTGCTGACATCGCTGCCAGATAGGTGGTTGAGGCCTGAAGATGAACAGCATCGTGTTTCTCCATCAGCTCCTTATAAGCCGGCAGGCGAGAAAGGTTGGTACCGGCCAGGGACTGAAGGAAGGTTCCAAGCGCGCATGTGTCGGATGAAACAGGAATGATTTTTTCAAAACCACTCAATCCATACACAGCCGATCGGAAACGGAAAATGTATTCGAGATGGTTTTCAATGAACAAGGACCAATCTGGTGTAGGGAAGTTCATGATGGTATACTCGGGTTGTGTCGACCATCACATTTTAATCAATTTCTCAGACGAAAGAAATATTTCTCAGGATAAAAAAAGGCCACCGTGTTTGCGGTAGCCTTCAGTTTTGACACCTATATTGACACCAATAATAGCTAAGTCATTGATATTCAATACGAAATGTGGAGGTGGCGGGAGTCGAACCCGCGTCCGAACAGGTGTCCATCAAGGCATCTCCGTGCGCAGTTCCTGTTAAGATCTCGGCTTCCGTCCGGTCAGGAACATCCTCGCGGTCACCCAGCCCCTGATCTTACTCACCGGCCCGGGGCGGACCGATGCAGCATCCCGACAAATTGTCGGCGCTGAAAACCCGTCAGGAGAAGGTCGTCAGCACCGGGTTGCTTTAATTAAGCAGCCATTGCGTAGCTGTTGTCAGCATTTATGTTTTTTCCGACTTGATTAAAGAGGACTCCGGAGACCTCTGCACGCTTCCCGGACCAACACTCAGCCCGTCGAAACCGGTCACCCCCTAATGGTTCAGGGGTTACCTGATGGCAGCAATATCGTTTGTAAATGAGAGGGAATCAAAAAAGGTGACCGATCGGTCAGTGGAAGACCGAGGCCAGTTGTGCATTCAACTCACCGGCAATCCGGTAGGTTTTCTGGGCAAAACTGGCCGGAACCTGCCGGGTACTGCTCGAAATCAGAATAAACAGGTCATGATCAAGCTTGTGGACAAGTATCAATCCGTTTTCATATTCATTCACCGATGACTGAATCCCGGAGGAGAAAACCCGATCACCCAATCTGGTGAAATAATCGGTCAGCATGGCGATCCGGCGGGTAAAGATGGTGGATTGAATCTTGTTGTTGCTGACGAGTTCAACAATTTTGCCGCGTTTATCAATCATGGCAACCATTTCGGCGCCATCGATTTCAATGATTGAAAAGAGGATTTCTCTCAGATTCGGAAGTTTTGACTTGATCTGGCTGATCTTCAAGGCAACATCCGGGTGTTCGACAACTGTTTCGGAAGAGGCAGCCGGAATGGCCCGATAGGGTTTATGGGTGGTTTCCAACTCGGCGAGACGGGAATCCAGGTCTTCAGCCTTGTACATCTCAGCCAGAATTTTCCTGAGCACTTCTATCATACCACGCAACCGGTTGACCGAGCATTTCGGATCTAGACGGATACACATGTTCAGGGTACAATAGCCGAGGGGTTCCTTGCATCCTGCCCGATATTGATAGTTGGTGGTGGGTTCAAACCGGGAAATAATATCGGATCTGGTGACTGAAACCCCCTTTTTGCCCGATTCTGCCATGATAATGTCCCACAGGTTTTCCTGAACTTCCTTCAGCTGAAGCGGTTGCAGGGGAGACAGTTCGGTCAGAAATTCCTGAGGACGTTTAACCAGCAATTGCAGTTTCTGTTTGGTGTAATCGTCAACCTGGTTGGCCGCAGGGGCCTGGTAATCGTCAAGTAAGGTGGCCATAAATTCCGATAACAATTCGTTCGGGAAAATAGTACCTGACCCTGATAATTCCAACCATAGCCGGCGGTCCTTTCCCGGATGAAACTTTTCAGGAGCTTTTTCGTTAAAGGCGGGGCGGTCTTTTATGCTTTTAACGCAAAGAGCGCAAAGGTAAATAAAGGAGAACGCAAAGGTTTTTTTGGTTTTCAATACAAGAAACTCTGCGATCTCAGCTTTTCTCTGCTACCTCTGCGGTTAAATACGGTTAACGCAGAGAGTGCGCAAAGGTAAATACAGGAGAACGCAACGATTTTTTAGTTTTTCAATACAAGAATCTCTGCTGTCTTTGCGTTTTGTTGCCTTTAAGCGGGAATGACGCAAAAAAACTTTCCGTACGGTACCTTTACAGAATTCACCACAACAATCCAATCAGAAAGACAGGTTATGACCAAACCGCTTCTCTTCATCCTTTCCGCAGGAGCTCTGATGATGTCTTGTACATCCCGTCCATCGGTTCAGCCTCCGTTGGCTGCACAGCAACCTGAAACCTTACGCGTCTCGCACAGCCCCGACCGGATCGATCCCTGGTTCTGGCTGAATCAGCGGGAAAATCCGGAGGTGATTAGTTACCTGAATGCAGAAAATGACTATCTGGATACCATGCTGGCACACACCAAACCGTTTCAGGATAAGCTATTCGCTGAAATGAAAGGTCGAATCAAGGAGAAAGATTCCGGTGCTCCCTGGCAATATGGTGACTACTATTACTATAACCGGTTTGATGAAGGAGGCGAGTACGCCATCTTCTGCCGGAAAAAAGGCAGCATGGATGCTACTGAGGAAATCCTGATTGATGGAAATGCCATGGGTATGGGTCTGGGTTACTTCAGTTATTGGACCACCATCAGCCACGACCAGAAAGTGGCCGCCGTTATGGTCGACACAGTTGGCCGCCGGTTTTATGACATCCGGTTTAAGAACCTGGAAACAGGTGAGTGGCTGCCCGATGAGATTCTGAAGACCACCGGGAATGTGGTCTTTTCCACCGATAATAAAACGGTTTACTATACCCGCCAGGATCCTAAGACCCTTCGTTCGGACCGGGTACTTGCACACGTTATGGGAACAAATCCGGCCACCGATAAGGAAATTTATTATGAAGCCGATCAGACTCTGGCGGTCGGACTCGATCAGTCAAAGGATGCAAAGTATACATTTGTATCCTCCGGCCGGACCGATGCCAACGTGGTCCGGTTTTTCGCCAATGACAAGCCATTTAAACAACTGACTCTGATTGAGCCGATTGCTTCTGATGTGGAATACTCGGTTGAACATCATGACGGCAACTTTATCATCCGTACCAACAGGAGTGCCGTAAACTTCCGTCTGGTAACTGCTCCTGTTTCAAAACCGGGTGCCGCATTCTGGACGGATCTGATTCCGCACCGGGATGGTGTATTGCTGAATAATTTCTCTGTTTTTAAAGATTTCCTGGTGGTCGATGACGTTAGTGCCGGGTTATCAACTTTGCGGATCATCCGGTGGGATGACCGCTCACAGCATTCGGTTCAGTTCGAGGAGCCTGCCTATTATGCTGGTTTGGGTGTCTCGATGAATTATGAATCACCCTGGATCCGGTATACTTATACATCCATGACCACTCCCTCCTCGCAGTTCGACTACCACATGGTTAACCGTGAAAAAGTGTTGGTGAAACAGCAGGAAATTCCGGGTGGATTCAATCCGGCCCTGTATAAAACTGAACGACTGATGGTTCCGGCCCGCGATGGCCGCCTCATTCCGATGTCACTGGTTTACCGGGTCGATGCTTTCAAGCAGAATGGAGGAAATCCGGGGTGGGTATATGGATACGGGTCCTATGGAGCCAGCATGTATGCCACTTTCAGTATTTCACGGATTTCCCTTCTCGATCGTGGATTTGTATATGCCATTGCCCACATCCGTGGCGGTCAGGAAATGGGGGGCGATTGGTATAATGAAGGTAAAATGATGAAGAAGATTAATACCTTCAATGATTTCATCGATTGCTCGGAGTACCTCGTTAATCAGGGATATGTGGCAAAGGATAAATTATTTGCTTCGGGCGGCAGTGCGGGCGGATTGCTAATTGGTGCAGTGGCCAACATGGCTCCTGATCTGTACCGGGGTCTGATTGCAGCCGTGCCCTTTGTCGATGTGGTCACCACCATGCTCGATGAGTCGATCCCGCTGACCACTTTTGAATGGAAGGAGTGGGGTGATCCGCGAATCAAGGCTGAATACGATTATATGTTGTCCTACTCACCATATGACAATGTGGAAGCCAAAAATTACCCAGCCATGCTGGTTCTGACCGGACTGCACGACAGCCAGGTTCAGTACTGGGAACCGGCCAAATGGGTTTC
This DNA window, taken from Bacteroidota bacterium, encodes the following:
- a CDS encoding CZB domain-containing protein is translated as MNFPTPDWSLFIENHLEYIFRFRSAVYGLSGFEKIIPVSSDTCALGTFLQSLAGTNLSRLPAYKELMEKHDAVHLQASTTYLAAMSADMMMTRAELKRLDQLTRELVQLIPKFQSSYSYLRH
- a CDS encoding S9 family peptidase; translated protein: MSCTSRPSVQPPLAAQQPETLRVSHSPDRIDPWFWLNQRENPEVISYLNAENDYLDTMLAHTKPFQDKLFAEMKGRIKEKDSGAPWQYGDYYYYNRFDEGGEYAIFCRKKGSMDATEEILIDGNAMGMGLGYFSYWTTISHDQKVAAVMVDTVGRRFYDIRFKNLETGEWLPDEILKTTGNVVFSTDNKTVYYTRQDPKTLRSDRVLAHVMGTNPATDKEIYYEADQTLAVGLDQSKDAKYTFVSSGRTDANVVRFFANDKPFKQLTLIEPIASDVEYSVEHHDGNFIIRTNRSAVNFRLVTAPVSKPGAAFWTDLIPHRDGVLLNNFSVFKDFLVVDDVSAGLSTLRIIRWDDRSQHSVQFEEPAYYAGLGVSMNYESPWIRYTYTSMTTPSSQFDYHMVNREKVLVKQQEIPGGFNPALYKTERLMVPARDGRLIPMSLVYRVDAFKQNGGNPGWVYGYGSYGASMYATFSISRISLLDRGFVYAIAHIRGGQEMGGDWYNEGKMMKKINTFNDFIDCSEYLVNQGYVAKDKLFASGGSAGGLLIGAVANMAPDLYRGLIAAVPFVDVVTTMLDESIPLTTFEWKEWGDPRIKAEYDYMLSYSPYDNVEAKNYPAMLVLTGLHDSQVQYWEPAKWVSKLRVRKMDNNPLYLHTNMEAGHGGASGRFRSLKETALQFAFVMDLIGIDK